TTGCCCCGCCCCCGAGCCCAGGTGGAAGGCGGGGGAagagcagggggaggaggagagcaggtgtgcgtgtgcatgtggcGACGGTCCAACCACACCTCCGTGAGAACCAGGAGCGCCTGCACAagacatagaacacacacatacagtcagcaAAACTTTGACCATACCGTTGTGGTCAAAAAACTAACAGCACTTTTCTAATTCCAATGAGCCAAGACTAAACTGTAAAAATTTCATCTAAGcatttccctccttctcttctgacCTGACCATAACCTCCATATCTAAACATATTTGTAGTATGATTTTCATTACTGATATGATTTCTGATGGCTCATTAAAGTAAAATTGGACTCATCTATCTTAatattttgtatgcatcatatTTGTAACATAAAGATCTTTATCGAGATTATTTAACTCATTAATCCATGAAATCTGATTATTTCTAACAGGAGCACTGCTTGGAGAAAGTCCTGCATTATTTATATGAAAGGAAGAACATTTTTGCACaatgttaatgttttttaatattttttaaagTAGTGGTACCCTTTACACTAAGCTATTTTATCTAGTATTTATGTATTAATTACTGAAAAGCATTGCTATACAAATGCTAACAGCATTTAAATCACTAGTTTACATGAACAAAACATTCACTTATTAAGAAACATTAATGAATATATAATAAGCAGtcattaattatttattaatgataatCAATGACAATCTGGTTTGTTAAAGAGAATATAATTGCCAAATGTCTGTTATATCCTGTCTGTCATCGCAATTAGATACAATTCCTAGGTGAAATGTGGACTGAAAACTAAAacctctaatctaatctaatctaatttgtgtgtgtgtgtgtgtgtgggtgtgtgtgtgtgtgtgtgtctgtgtctgtgtctgtgtctgtgtctgtctgtgtgtgtgtgtctgtgtgtgtgtgtgtgtgtgtgtgtgtgtgtgtgtgtgtgtgtgtgtgtgtgtgtgtgtgtaccttgtttGGGCATTCCCGGGATGTCCTCAAATGTCAGCGTTCTCAGCGATGGTCTCCAAAATGCATATGATTCCACCAAGGCTTCCAATCCCATCCTATAACAAAAAAGGGAATTGTTTGTGAGGAACTGTACACATTCATATGAAAAGCTCTATCCATATATATGAGACGTCAAAATGGcaacaacataaaacataaacatgaataATGATAATTCCATTACAAggtaagacacatacacacacacatatagataaaTACTTAACCACGGGAAtgaatatattcatatatatatatatgtttacaggtaactcattcactctttctttctttcttttctgtttctgtctttcacctctttctttttttctgtctttctttcttttcaattTTGTTCAGTAATTTTTTGTATCCATTCAGCAAATCAGCAAACACCTCcaggttctccctctctctctctctctctctctctctctctctctctctctctctctctctctcctttttcaaaCAGGCTTTATGGGCATGATAGAAATATGGTTTTGTATTGCCAAAACATTTCTGATTAGACAAAGAGATTGTAAAAGAAGAATAAAAAACCGAACATCGTATGTCCAATGGAGGAATGTGTATgtatcccctccctccccacacccacacccacacacacacacatacacacacacacacacacacacacacttcctcccccTCTGCTCCACAGCTGGCCAGGTGTTCCTGAGGCCACCTGATGGACGTTAAACGCCTGCAGAGCTCTGATCCGACATCTTTTTCAATAAACAATGGTTGTCATGGTAACTGGGCTCTGTGTGTCCAGAGCCACCACAGTAGAGACGGAtggggctgtgtatgtgtgggtgtgtgtgtgtgtgtgtgtgtgtgtgtgtgtgtgtgtgtgtgtgtgtgtgtgtgtgtgtgtgtgtgtgtgcgtgtgcgtgtgtgtgtattgggggggtTGCGTGTCACCTCAGAATGAGTGTGTTCAGTGGGTCTGAGAGGCTGTGGCGGCTCTAACGACTTTCACACGAGTTTTACTGCAGCatcacagacagaacacaggaaGCCATGGCTAACACtttatgaggagagagagagagagagagggagagagggagagagggaaagggagagagggagagggagcagaaggAAAGAGGGGTAGAAAGGTAAAGGCGAGAGAGCAAAAGATTGATAGAGAGATTTAGAGACTTTGGACTTTTTGAGAGAACGGAATTGGAGGGAAGCAAATCAGGAGGAAATATATTAACTGAAGAATAGTCAGCAGACGACAGGAAGTCAGGGTGAAAGAAGAAGGACAAAATGAGGAAGgggacatagagaaagagaaagagaatggtcGAAAGAgcgaatgagggagagagagagagaaatagaaagagtgGCACATCGcaagagaaagcaaaagagaaagagagacagtgagagaaagagtggggtagagagaggtagggaggggtAGAGCGCAAGCGGTAATGGGGCAGTTAGGGGTATGAGGGGCTCAGTGGGCCTCTAGTTAGTGTGGAGATAAAAGCCCCTGCAGGAGGGCAGGCCAGGCGATAATTTGGACAAGATGCTGCCGCCAGCGCTTTGGCCCGCACTTTATCAGCCACTCGGTGCTGGTCCGACCCGACCCATAGTGGCCTGGTCCAGCCTAGCAGATCACCCAGTTTGCTTAGCAAACGCCGGTACTTTTCCTGTAATACTTAAAGACTAAGAAAACGCCTGttcttcacagagagagagaggcagagggagagagggggggagagagagaggaaaggagagagaaagagggggggggagagagagagaggaaaggagagagaaagagaggggggggcagtggaGGAGAAGGTAACATAAATTGGCACAGCAATGACAAAGCACATCTGCGGAAGAGCCAGGATTTCCTCTTCTACTCTACTGCGAAGTTAAGCAGTGTTGGTgtacacgtctgtgtgtgtgtgtgtgttcaggcttGTGTATAAAGATTGGCTGCGTGTTTTAAAAAAGGGTGGGTGAGACTATCCCACTGCGAGAccattcttcttctctcccttttctcgcctctcctctcctctcctctcttctgcctccCTTCATCCCAGCCCTTAGacatttccatctctctctcctgccagaTTGGACTGATTTTTATTGTGCCGCCGTCGGAATCATTCCGAGccccatgtttgtttttttgcagagGGCAATGATTTTTACGGCCATTCTGTTTAGCAGCTTTTTTTCCTGCTCTATTTTTACAGTTTAGTCTTGGCTCATTGGAATctggttgttattgtttttaaaacGTTTGGCCACGGGAAATATTTCCGTCTCGGaacggaaaacaaacaaaataaaatattctGTAACTAACAATGATACAGTGATCCACTAATTAGAAAATTACTTTATGCTagactaataaaaaaaatactactTAGTACAATTATTACAACTTTACACAACATCTAAAATGCACATTTGATTTAGTGCAATAGAATCATTCATAAATTCAGACAAATAAGTCTTTCATGAAATTTCAGAAATGAAATCCTGATCACTACGTCATGTGAAATGTCACAGAAAAGCAATTAGTTATGAGTGTCATCCTTTGTGTCCTCTTTATGGGAAAGTAAAACCAAGACTGTTGCAATTTAAGGCAAAATTGCAgatacaaacagaaaaacattgatgcacacacacacacacacacacacacacacacagagagataaacacacaaataaaacttACCGGTTTCTCCCAGAGTCTCGGAATCCTTTAGCGAAGGGATTTCTGTCAATTTTCAAACGGGTGATCTGTAAggcagggggtggagggggggagtgagtgtgtgtgggggtggagaaTCAAACATGTTTTGCTCAGTGACCCAAAACCTATAACACCAGCGTCTATGACCCAGCACCGGTGACCCCTGTCCCATAATGCCAAGCTAGTGGGTTTTTTATAAGGCCAGCCTCATGGGTGACATCACTCCTGGAACAGGGCACTTGACACAAGGActgtgccttgtctgtgtgtgtcgtgtgtatgtatctgtgtgtgtgtgagtgtgtgcatgtgtggtgacCAATGCTGTCATTTTACTAAATACAGATTTTCTGCCAAATAAAAACCTGAACACTgcacaaaaataaaatatggcATCACAGAATCACTGCATTGAgagacatatttttttctgtgagcTTTAGCTCTGCGTCCAggacctgtctgtctgggcTGGGACGCTCCCATCCTCAAAGCTTTTCTCCAGATTTGATATGTCACTATACTGTGCCATGCTGGCTCGTTTGACTGGTGGCCagtctgagtctctctctctctcgctctctctctggtgcCTGACCTTGGGTGGTGTGGAGAGTTAGTATGGAGATGTCATATATCCAAGTAGCCCTTGGAGCCTCCTCTCTCAACATGTGCACAGCCTTACTCTGAATCGAAAACatgtctgccagtgtgtgtgtgtgtgtgtgtgtgtgtgtgtgtacacttctgtgtgctctgtgtgtattaatgctgtgtgactgtgtatgtttgtgcttgtgtgtgcacgtatgtgtgtataggtgtgtttgtgtgtgtgtgtgtgtgtttgagagtgtataAGCATGAGAGCGTGAAACAAAGAGTATGGTGCTAACAAATGCGAGCACTATAGAGCCTGGTTTGGCTCAGCTCCCACTTATCATTGGCATCTGCTCTGAAGTGGCATGGCGGCCAGCATACCAGAGTCTCGTTAGCAGGCGCTCGTTAGCAGGCGCTCGTTAACGCATGCAGCTCGGCTGGGCTCAGCGGGCGTACCTGCTGGTTCTGGTAGGCCGTGACGGTGGTGAAGACGGTCTCGGGGAAGGCGGTGGCCTTAACGCCGTCACTGGTCGGCACCGGTTTCACCGGCGACAGCTCCTCGCCGCACTCCTTGCGGATGACATGGACACGTGGCTGGTACTTGTGCATGGAGTGCAGAATGATCTGGAAAACAATTCTTCCTGTGagcagagtgtttgtgtgtgtgtgtgtgtgtgtcagtgcatttaGAGCGGGAAACGACGGAATTACCCAacgtgtgtttttctcccgccattaaaaacacacatggtGCACTTTCAAAGCCCCGACTCTAACTGTTTAGCCCTGGGGAAGCCTTCAATTGGTGTTGTTTACGGCTCTCCATATTACAACATGCTTGGGCTTTTTAAATAATacagcaaaacaaaatggagaCGGGGCGACAATGGCTATCATATGTGCAAAAGAAGTACATAAAAGCCTGTGGGATAGCTGGTGATGCTTTTAACTAGAGCCCTGTAAATAGCTTGCAATGACTGCAGAACTATTCTGGTGTTAGCTTACTTTCATCATAGGCTTGCCTTGTGTGTAAACATTTTAGACAAGCAAAGTAAATCTcctttacatttaaatgaaataacTTGAAGGGCTATATTTCACTGAGTTTCACTTATAGGGCACTGACAAATAATGTCCTTGATAAATTGTCTTTtctaattattaaaaaaaaaaaacgtcaacTTACATGACCCTGGTCGTCAAGCTCATTATTGGTCAGTTTGAGCTTGTCAAAGCTGATGACCTGCCGCATCCATGTCTCGCCAGATGCGGGCGAGTCCGGATGTATGTACACGCGTGGCGGCACGGGCGAATCCGCGTTTCCTGCGACCATCCACTTGGAACTGTGGTACACGTACCTTCAAATGATCACAGCAGAGGAAAAAACCCAGCGCaacaaaagttaaaatgccaGTCGCTAAAGGGCTGCTTTGGACATTTGCGACGTGACCTTCGGGTTGGAGAGGTGATGCATCCAAAAGGTTAAAGTTTTGAACGTCCAAATGGCAAAATAAACAGAGTTCAAAATACTGCCGGTTGCGCCATTTGTTCTTCCTATGGGATATTTGTTTTTCGTGGTCAGACTTGAAAAATCCACACAATTTAAACGTTAAAAGCAGCATAATAGCAGGTTAAAAACGATAAAGGATATATTATATCGACATATTTATACAGGAGGGCAGCTCACCTGTATCGTTTGTTGTCTACAGCAATTATGTCCATGGCGATGTAATATTGCTGATGGGGGTCCAAACCCGTTATCTTCACGCGCATGGCGGGGAACATCCGCCTGCCACAGTCAAAGATCaacatttcagttttttcttacatttaaaatattatCAAGGTTGATATGCTATCACTAATAATCTTAATATGATTTTTCTAATTGTTTGACTAGGCTAATTGTGATAGCCATAGTCAGTTACCACGACATACTGGGCATGAATTACTTAGAATatttcatatattattattgatattattaCGTACACCCAATTAGTGTGATATacattgtattatattatttataaatgACGGTAATGTTCTGACACATTTTAGCCTTTAATTTCTACGTCACATAGGCTATTTGCTCTACAAATGCTAAAATAATAATACCCAAATCAACCCAACATTACCACAGAAACCCGACACCAACCCATCtgcatttttttctgtcctcACCTGCCCGCTTTGGTGATAATCATTTCCGTTCCGATCTCGTGGAACCGTTTCCACAGGTCCGAACCCTGCAGGTCCACGCGCATCTCTTCTCCCGAAGCACTCACTAGCAGGGGAGTACTCTGGGAAGATGGCCGTGGGCTCTCCAGCAACACTTCATCGCAGTCAGCTAACAGAAAATGGGTTCATTATCATTTTTCTTGCTTACACAATATGCCTTTAGCACTTAACCTAGCGAACCGTAATTAATTATACACATTGTTGTGGGAGTACAGTCGATTTCTTCACTCAGCAAGTTGTAGGCTACTTGTTTTGAAATAGCCTTAAAAAGAAGGAGTTGTTGAATCTGATTGCTTCTGAATATACATCAGCAGTTGATGTCTTTGCTTCCTTACAATATGTAAAAAGATTTATTTTAGTTAGATATGGGGATAACCACTGTGCTTCGTGTGTTTGTAGCCTACATTTCCAAAATACAGTTAGGCCTACATCAATGCATGGCGCCATGAAAtgtatatttttcttctttcaacaTTAGCTGTTGCCTTATCAATAAAAACACTAAACAGCCTGCTACAGAGCTGAATTAGACTGTCACGAAAATAGTAGGCCTCAGCGCCATCGAGAGCAATTCTCACATTTTAATGGACGAGTTTTCTGCGTGAGTACGCAGCATGCCTGAGTTGGGCCATGTTTTCCCCTCAAGCCCGTGAGACCGACTATGTTAGGCTTTCTGCGTATTGCTAATAGTGAGTGGGTAATTGCTGCGTTTATGGTTGCGAGTCAACTGGTAAAGGCGTGatcactcaaactcacactaggCCAGTTAAACTCACTTCACGACTTTATTATAATACCCCATAA
Above is a genomic segment from Clupea harengus chromosome 15, Ch_v2.0.2, whole genome shotgun sequence containing:
- the tbx18 gene encoding T-box transcription factor TBX18 → MAEKRRSPCTMSLKAHAFSVEALIGAEKKRKLEDDDEDNSETCFEEGNEVASLNGSPGLRTERLCASTRSCEIECASDGSPDCDEVLLESPRPSSQSTPLLVSASGEEMRVDLQGSDLWKRFHEIGTEMIITKAGRRMFPAMRVKITGLDPHQQYYIAMDIIAVDNKRYRYVYHSSKWMVAGNADSPVPPRVYIHPDSPASGETWMRQVISFDKLKLTNNELDDQGHIILHSMHKYQPRVHVIRKECGEELSPVKPVPTSDGVKATAFPETVFTTVTAYQNQQITRLKIDRNPFAKGFRDSGRNRMGLEALVESYAFWRPSLRTLTFEDIPGMPKQGAPGSHGGVVGPSPHAHAHLLSSSPCSSPAFHLGSGAGQMCDYTACSRAGHTLHRYGPPLDSYSRLASPTVDSFSSARTPAYVGGADGEAFSCAQTGLPIQIPGMPGPSPPQLQYLMPGTHNAFSTNQSSQSSYGGFRLHSPYGLYGYNFSTSPRLAASPEKMAATQGSFLGSSPSGTLTDRQVLSPVDGLQVLGGGASAHQSLFDSRTLGSLGAGLTSSSSQVTAHMA